A single window of Candidatus Methanomethylicota archaeon DNA harbors:
- a CDS encoding DUF131 domain-containing protein has product MEYFILFGILLILIGMILLMFKRKVEGGALILIGPVPILISSNRNIMKILFILALIFLIMTIWWFL; this is encoded by the coding sequence GTGGAATATTTTATACTATTTGGTATATTATTAATACTAATTGGCATGATATTACTTATGTTTAAAAGAAAAGTAGAAGGCGGAGCTTTAATATTAATTGGTCCAGTTCCAATATTAATAAGTAGTAATAGAAATATTATGAAAATTTTATTCATATTAGCATTAATATTTTTAATTATGACAATATGGTGGTTTTTATGA
- a CDS encoding biotin/lipoyl-binding protein: MKTSRLSKFQITIGNSKYDVNIQEKAYGIYEVKVNDEVFNINIIDMLSGQALTTTTPTTTSVQTVSGIPGSTAEVGGVIKAAMPGTVMTIKVKVGDVVKEGDVVLTLETMKMENPIKATRSGKIKEIKVQPGKFVNVGDPLIVIE; this comes from the coding sequence ATGAAAACGTCTAGATTAAGTAAATTCCAAATAACTATTGGAAATAGTAAGTATGATGTAAATATTCAAGAGAAAGCTTACGGTATTTATGAAGTTAAAGTAAATGATGAAGTCTTTAATATAAACATAATTGATATGCTTAGTGGACAAGCTTTAACTACTACAACTCCTACAACAACATCAGTTCAAACAGTTTCAGGCATTCCTGGATCAACAGCTGAAGTTGGTGGAGTGATAAAAGCTGCAATGCCAGGGACAGTAATGACTATTAAAGTAAAAGTTGGTGATGTTGTAAAAGAAGGTGATGTTGTATTAACATTAGAGACTATGAAAATGGAAAATCCAATAAAAGCTACTAGAAGTGGAAAAATAAAAGAAATTAAAGTTCAACCAGGAAAGTTTGTAAATGTAGGCGATCCATTAATTGTAATAGAGTAG
- the cofE gene encoding coenzyme F420-0:L-glutamate ligase, whose translation MQIFGIKTPMIKPGDDIFKITIESAKKNGIEILNNDILVFSAKVIAITQGRIVDLSKIQPSDKAKELATLYEMDPRFVELIIRESDEILGGVRNALLTIKKGIVIANGGVDLSNAPPGFAALWPEDPQKSAEEIRQKFKEMGINVGVLVIDSRVLPMRIGNSAVALGISGFKPVEDLRGKKDLYGKPMRIKQLAIADNIATAALLVMGETSESTPIALVRNAKVTYGEGFNIKEAIIPKEECLIMHFFKKI comes from the coding sequence ATGCAAATATTTGGAATAAAAACTCCAATGATTAAGCCTGGTGATGATATTTTTAAAATTACTATTGAATCTGCAAAGAAAAATGGTATTGAAATATTAAATAATGATATATTAGTATTTTCAGCAAAAGTTATTGCAATAACTCAAGGTCGTATTGTAGATTTATCAAAAATTCAACCTTCTGATAAAGCTAAGGAATTGGCAACTTTATATGAAATGGATCCAAGATTTGTAGAATTAATTATTAGAGAATCTGATGAAATTTTAGGTGGTGTAAGAAATGCATTATTAACTATAAAAAAAGGAATTGTTATTGCTAATGGAGGTGTAGATTTATCTAATGCTCCACCTGGTTTTGCAGCTCTTTGGCCAGAAGATCCTCAAAAATCAGCAGAAGAAATAAGACAAAAATTTAAAGAAATGGGAATAAATGTAGGCGTACTTGTAATTGATAGTCGTGTTCTTCCAATGCGTATTGGAAATAGTGCAGTTGCACTTGGGATTTCTGGATTTAAGCCAGTTGAAGATCTTAGAGGTAAAAAAGATTTATATGGTAAACCAATGAGGATTAAGCAATTAGCTATTGCAGATAATATTGCAACAGCTGCTTTATTAGTTATGGGAGAGACTTCAGAAAGCACTCCTATAGCTTTAGTAAGAAATGCAAAAGTAACTTATGGTGAAGGATTTAATATAAAAGAAGCTATTATTCCTAAAGAAGAATGTCTTATTATGCACTTTTTTAAGAAAATTTAG
- the hypB gene encoding hydrogenase nickel incorporation protein HypB has translation MVKPMIIKANEDEALDIELEEDFLKANERIAQLNRKMFDKYGVKVFDFMGSIGSGKTSIIERLVDVLKNKYKIGVIAGDTSTSIDAERISKHGIPSIQVNTGRECHLDALLVRKAAKKLLKKNMDVIFIENVGNLICPADFPLGAHKRIVIVSVTEGEYMIKKKNDIFRVADIGVINKKDMAPYMGIDVNNLVKDALEANPKIKVVVTSAKTGEGINELISALEL, from the coding sequence ATGGTAAAACCCATGATAATAAAAGCTAATGAAGATGAAGCTCTAGATATTGAGTTAGAAGAAGATTTTCTTAAAGCAAATGAAAGAATTGCTCAATTAAATAGAAAAATGTTTGATAAATATGGTGTAAAAGTCTTTGATTTTATGGGATCAATTGGTTCTGGAAAAACTTCTATTATTGAGAGACTTGTAGATGTTTTAAAAAATAAGTATAAAATTGGTGTAATAGCTGGAGATACTTCTACTTCTATTGATGCTGAAAGGATTTCAAAACATGGAATTCCTTCAATTCAAGTAAATACTGGAAGGGAATGTCATTTAGATGCACTTTTAGTAAGAAAAGCTGCTAAAAAACTTCTTAAAAAAAATATGGATGTAATATTCATAGAAAATGTAGGAAATTTAATTTGTCCTGCAGATTTTCCACTAGGAGCTCATAAAAGAATTGTAATAGTAAGTGTAACAGAAGGTGAATATATGATAAAGAAAAAGAATGATATATTCAGAGTAGCTGATATTGGTGTAATAAATAAAAAAGATATGGCACCATATATGGGAATAGATGTTAATAATTTAGTAAAAGATGCATTAGAAGCTAATCCAAAAATAAAAGTAGTAGTTACAAGTGCTAAAACTGGAGAAGGTATTAATGAATTAATATCTGCTTTAGAACTATAA
- a CDS encoding acetyl-CoA carboxylase biotin carboxylase subunit gives MLKKVLIANRGEIALRVIRACKELGIKTVAVYSEADVNAKYVYYADEAYPIGPGPASQSYLKMEKIIEVAKMSGAEGIHPGYGFLAQNAKFVKMCEDAGIEFIGPKTKAQELLGDKLGARRTMKKAGIPIVPGGLDPVQDEKDALEVAEEAGFPVMVKPAGGGGGIGMQVCRSKEELFEAIKKAQRLAASAFSRAEVYIEKYIEKPRHIEIQILADKKGNVIYLGERECSIQRRHQKLIEEAPSPVMYEDPDLRRRMGETAVKVAQIAGYENAGTVEFLYSEKDKAFYFLEVNSRLQVEHPVTELVTGIDIVKEQLKIASGEPLSYKQDEIKINGHAIECRINAEDPINNFIPSVGLITNYIEPGGPGIRVDSGVYAGYTIPPFYDSLIVKLLTWGRDRNEAIARMRRALDEFVIEGIQTIIPFHKVVMNDEEFIKGRIHTEFIQDRNILEKVKLQYEQDMAWKKSRENILAKIQPKVVEVKPEQPPTTSDKKLVALSAAIASYIQSKPSSQTSLSPWVLSGRIGNAR, from the coding sequence ATGCTCAAAAAAGTACTGATTGCTAATAGAGGAGAGATTGCACTTAGAGTGATTAGAGCTTGTAAAGAACTTGGAATTAAAACAGTTGCTGTATATTCTGAAGCAGATGTTAATGCAAAATATGTATATTATGCAGATGAAGCATATCCAATTGGTCCAGGTCCTGCATCACAAAGTTACTTAAAAATGGAAAAAATCATAGAAGTTGCAAAAATGTCTGGAGCAGAAGGCATACATCCAGGATATGGCTTTCTTGCTCAAAATGCTAAATTTGTAAAAATGTGTGAAGATGCAGGAATAGAATTTATTGGTCCAAAAACTAAGGCACAAGAATTATTAGGAGATAAACTTGGTGCTAGGAGAACTATGAAAAAAGCAGGTATACCTATAGTACCTGGTGGTCTGGATCCTGTACAAGATGAAAAAGATGCATTAGAAGTAGCTGAGGAAGCAGGTTTTCCAGTAATGGTAAAGCCAGCAGGTGGGGGTGGTGGAATTGGAATGCAAGTTTGTAGAAGTAAGGAAGAATTATTTGAAGCTATTAAAAAAGCACAACGTCTTGCAGCTTCTGCTTTTTCAAGAGCTGAAGTTTATATTGAAAAATATATTGAGAAACCAAGGCATATTGAAATTCAAATTCTTGCTGATAAAAAAGGTAATGTAATATATTTAGGAGAAAGAGAATGTTCAATTCAAAGAAGACATCAAAAACTAATAGAAGAAGCTCCTTCACCTGTAATGTATGAAGATCCTGATTTAAGAAGAAGAATGGGAGAAACAGCAGTTAAAGTTGCACAAATTGCTGGTTATGAAAATGCAGGTACAGTAGAATTTCTATATTCTGAAAAAGATAAAGCCTTTTACTTTTTAGAAGTTAATAGTAGATTACAAGTAGAACATCCTGTTACTGAACTTGTAACTGGAATTGATATTGTAAAAGAACAGCTCAAAATAGCATCTGGTGAACCATTATCTTATAAACAAGATGAAATAAAGATAAATGGTCATGCTATTGAATGTAGGATAAATGCTGAAGATCCAATTAATAACTTCATACCATCTGTTGGACTAATTACTAATTATATAGAACCTGGAGGTCCTGGAATAAGAGTTGATAGTGGTGTTTATGCTGGTTATACTATTCCACCATTCTATGATTCATTAATAGTTAAATTATTAACTTGGGGTAGAGATAGAAATGAAGCAATAGCAAGAATGCGTCGTGCTTTAGATGAATTTGTAATTGAGGGCATTCAAACAATAATACCTTTCCATAAAGTAGTAATGAATGATGAAGAATTCATAAAAGGAAGAATTCATACAGAATTCATTCAAGATAGAAATATTTTAGAAAAAGTAAAACTTCAATATGAACAAGATATGGCTTGGAAGAAAAGTAGAGAAAATATACTTGCTAAAATTCAACCAAAAGTAGTAGAAGTTAAACCAGAACAACCTCCTACAACTTCAGATAAAAAGTTAGTAGCATTATCAGCTGCAATAGCTTCTTATATTCAAAGCAAACCTTCATCTCAAACATCCTTAAGTCCATGGGTATTATCTGGAAGAATAGGTAACGCAAGGTGA
- a CDS encoding Lrp/AsnC family transcriptional regulator: MIQKLDELDKLIIKKLQENARISFSKIAREAGVSEAAVFLRVKKLQKMGVIKAFRAIISPSHVGKSLSAFILVKADPKKYQNVLNIIKNLDEITEAYDVTGPYYLILRVDVVDKNALANIIDKIGTVDGVISTETAIILSEVKEYTGIKL, from the coding sequence TTGATTCAAAAATTAGATGAATTAGATAAATTAATAATAAAAAAACTTCAAGAAAATGCTAGAATATCTTTTTCTAAAATTGCTAGAGAAGCAGGTGTAAGTGAAGCAGCTGTATTTTTAAGAGTGAAAAAACTTCAAAAAATGGGTGTAATAAAAGCTTTTAGAGCAATAATATCTCCTTCACATGTTGGTAAATCTTTATCTGCTTTTATTCTTGTTAAAGCTGATCCAAAGAAATATCAAAATGTATTAAATATAATTAAGAATTTAGATGAAATTACAGAAGCATATGATGTTACAGGTCCATATTACTTAATATTAAGAGTTGATGTTGTTGATAAAAATGCTTTAGCTAATATTATTGATAAAATAGGTACAGTTGATGGAGTAATTAGTACTGAAACAGCAATAATATTAAGTGAAGTAAAAGAATATACTGGAATTAAACTTTAA
- a CDS encoding acylphosphatase, with protein MFIQAKIIVKGKVQRVGFRYFTYKLAKKIGLVGYVKNLEDGNVEIVVEGKKEDIIKLISEVRIGPPNAFVKDLEIYWSEPKYSFNDFFIIK; from the coding sequence TTGTTTATTCAAGCTAAAATAATTGTTAAAGGAAAAGTTCAGCGTGTAGGATTTAGATATTTTACATATAAATTAGCAAAGAAAATTGGTTTAGTAGGATATGTTAAAAATTTAGAAGATGGTAATGTTGAAATAGTTGTAGAAGGGAAAAAAGAAGATATAATCAAACTTATTAGTGAAGTTAGAATAGGTCCACCAAATGCTTTTGTAAAGGATTTAGAAATATATTGGTCCGAACCTAAGTACAGTTTTAACGACTTCTTTATAATTAAATAA
- a CDS encoding acyl-CoA carboxylase subunit beta → MASLMDKFKELEDYREKAKLSGGLEAIEKQHKAGKLTARERIEKLLDPGSFVEIDSFVVHRCYDFGMEKRRVLGDAVVTGYGTINGRKVFVYAQDFTYIGGSLGEMHAKKITKIQDMALKAGVPIIGLNDSGGARIQEGINSLAGYGEIFYRNVMASGVIPQIIAIMGPCAGGAVYSPALADFIIMVRKTSYMFITGPKVVKAAIGEDVTFESLGGADAHAKLSGVAHFAVDNDEECINLIKKLLSYLPSNNMEDPPIVETGDSPDRMDEELNEIVPADPKKPYDVRDVINRVFDRGTFFEVQANFAPNAVVGFARLNGRSVGVIANQPMVYAGCLDIDSSDKIARFVRTCDAFNIPLVTFVDVPGYLPGTKQEHGGVIRHGAKVIFAYSEATVPKLTVILRKAYGGGYIAMCSKHLGADFVFAWPTAEIAVMGPEGAIEIIHKNELMKAKTPEELKEITDKLVAEYRSKFANPYVAANMGYVDAVIMPKETRPMLIKALEVMSTKREIQPRPPKRHANMPV, encoded by the coding sequence ATGGCATCTTTAATGGATAAATTTAAGGAATTAGAAGATTATAGAGAAAAAGCAAAATTAAGTGGTGGTTTAGAAGCAATAGAAAAACAACATAAAGCAGGAAAACTTACTGCTCGAGAAAGAATAGAAAAATTATTGGATCCAGGAAGTTTTGTTGAGATTGATTCCTTTGTAGTACATAGATGTTATGATTTTGGTATGGAGAAAAGAAGAGTTTTAGGTGATGCAGTAGTAACTGGCTATGGAACAATAAATGGAAGGAAAGTCTTTGTATATGCTCAAGATTTTACTTATATAGGTGGATCACTTGGAGAAATGCATGCAAAGAAAATTACTAAGATTCAAGATATGGCACTTAAAGCTGGCGTTCCAATAATAGGATTAAATGACTCAGGTGGAGCTAGAATTCAAGAAGGCATTAATTCTTTAGCAGGTTATGGAGAAATCTTTTATAGAAATGTAATGGCCTCAGGTGTAATTCCACAAATAATTGCAATAATGGGTCCATGTGCTGGTGGTGCAGTATATTCTCCAGCTCTTGCAGACTTCATTATAATGGTTAGAAAAACAAGTTATATGTTTATAACAGGTCCTAAAGTAGTTAAAGCTGCTATTGGTGAAGATGTTACTTTTGAATCCTTAGGTGGTGCAGATGCTCATGCTAAATTAAGTGGTGTTGCACATTTTGCTGTAGATAATGATGAAGAATGCATTAATTTAATAAAGAAACTTCTCAGTTACTTACCTTCTAATAACATGGAAGATCCACCAATTGTAGAAACTGGCGATTCTCCAGATAGAATGGATGAAGAATTAAATGAAATAGTTCCAGCCGATCCTAAAAAGCCATATGATGTAAGAGATGTGATTAATAGAGTATTTGATAGAGGAACATTTTTTGAAGTCCAAGCTAATTTTGCTCCTAATGCTGTTGTTGGATTTGCAAGATTAAATGGAAGATCAGTTGGAGTAATAGCAAATCAACCTATGGTATATGCTGGTTGTCTTGATATAGATTCATCAGACAAAATTGCTAGATTTGTTAGAACTTGTGATGCATTTAATATACCATTAGTTACTTTTGTAGATGTTCCTGGATACTTACCTGGTACAAAACAAGAGCATGGTGGAGTAATAAGACATGGTGCTAAAGTAATATTTGCATATTCAGAAGCAACAGTTCCAAAATTAACTGTTATATTAAGAAAAGCTTATGGTGGTGGATACATTGCAATGTGTAGTAAACATCTTGGGGCTGATTTTGTATTTGCATGGCCAACTGCAGAAATTGCAGTTATGGGACCAGAAGGTGCTATTGAAATTATACATAAAAATGAATTAATGAAAGCAAAAACTCCTGAAGAATTAAAGGAAATTACTGATAAACTTGTAGCTGAATATAGAAGTAAATTTGCCAATCCATACGTTGCTGCTAACATGGGCTATGTTGATGCTGTAATAATGCCAAAGGAAACACGTCCAATGTTAATAAAGGCTTTAGAAGTAATGAGTACAAAACGTGAAATACAACCAAGACCTCCAAAACGTCATGCAAATATGCCAGTATAA